The following are encoded in a window of Clostridium thermarum genomic DNA:
- the thrS gene encoding threonine--tRNA ligase, translating to MMKIVLKDGSVKEYSEAKSVYEIAKDISEGLARVACAGLVNGEAVDLRYVVDKDCELSILTFEDEGGKKAFRHTTAHILAQAVKRLFPETKLAIGPAIDDGFYYDFDKEGSFSAEEIAKLEEEMKKIVKEELPIERFELPREEALALMREAKEDYKVELINDLPEDAVLSFYKQGEFVDLCAGPHLMNTKTVKAFKLTLVAGAYWRGNEKNKMLTRIYGTAFTKKSDLDAHIEKIEEAKKRDHNKLGRELELFTTVDVIGQGLPLLMPKGAKVIQLLQRFVEDEEEKRGYLLTKTPFMAKSDLYKISGHWDHYRDGMFILGDEARDEDVLALRPMTCPFQFMIYNSSQKSYRDLPLRYAETSTLFRNESSGEMHGLIRVRQFTISEGHLIVTPDQLEEEFKGVVDLINFMMTTLGIENDISYRFSKWDPENKEKYIDNPEAWEATQIKMKKILDNLGIDYKEAVGEAAFYGPKLDIQFKNVHGKEDTIITVQIDFALADRFNMTYVDKDGEKKRPIIIHRTSIGCYERTLAMLIEKYAGAFPTWLAPVQVKILPISEKYHDYTDKVKKLLQSRGVRVEADYRAEKIGYKIREARMERVPYLLVVGEKEEQNNEIAVRSRKNGDEGPVALDAFVERIVKEIETKEK from the coding sequence ATTATGAAAATAGTTTTAAAGGATGGCAGCGTAAAAGAATACAGCGAAGCTAAATCTGTATATGAAATTGCAAAAGATATAAGCGAAGGTCTTGCAAGAGTAGCTTGTGCAGGCTTAGTAAATGGCGAGGCAGTTGATTTAAGATATGTAGTTGATAAGGATTGCGAGCTGAGTATATTAACTTTCGAAGATGAAGGCGGTAAGAAGGCTTTCAGACATACTACTGCTCATATCCTAGCCCAAGCAGTTAAAAGACTCTTCCCTGAAACTAAGTTGGCTATAGGTCCAGCTATAGATGATGGTTTCTATTATGATTTTGATAAAGAAGGCTCCTTCTCTGCTGAAGAAATTGCTAAGTTAGAAGAAGAAATGAAAAAGATTGTGAAAGAAGAACTTCCAATAGAGAGATTTGAATTACCTAGAGAAGAAGCTCTTGCCCTTATGAGAGAAGCAAAGGAAGATTATAAGGTAGAGTTAATCAATGATCTTCCTGAGGATGCAGTTCTCTCCTTCTACAAGCAAGGTGAATTTGTAGATCTATGTGCCGGTCCTCATCTTATGAATACTAAGACTGTAAAGGCCTTTAAGCTCACTTTAGTTGCAGGAGCCTACTGGAGAGGTAACGAAAAAAATAAAATGCTTACAAGAATCTACGGAACTGCCTTTACTAAGAAATCAGACTTGGATGCACATATAGAAAAAATAGAAGAAGCAAAGAAGAGAGACCATAACAAGCTTGGTAGAGAACTTGAGCTATTCACTACTGTAGATGTAATTGGTCAAGGTCTTCCCCTGTTAATGCCTAAGGGAGCAAAGGTTATTCAACTTCTACAGAGATTTGTTGAAGATGAGGAAGAAAAGAGAGGCTATCTCTTAACAAAGACTCCTTTTATGGCAAAGAGCGACCTTTATAAGATTTCCGGACACTGGGATCATTACAGAGACGGTATGTTTATATTAGGCGATGAGGCTAGAGACGAGGATGTATTAGCCCTAAGACCTATGACTTGTCCTTTCCAGTTTATGATATATAATAGTTCACAAAAGAGCTACAGAGATCTGCCATTAAGATATGCTGAAACTTCCACCCTTTTCAGAAATGAATCTTCCGGAGAAATGCATGGACTTATAAGAGTAAGACAGTTTACCATCTCTGAAGGTCATTTAATTGTTACTCCAGATCAGCTTGAAGAGGAATTTAAAGGAGTTGTTGATCTAATTAACTTTATGATGACTACTCTAGGTATTGAAAATGACATCAGCTATAGGTTCTCTAAGTGGGATCCAGAAAACAAAGAAAAGTATATAGATAATCCAGAGGCTTGGGAAGCTACACAGATAAAGATGAAGAAGATATTAGATAATCTTGGCATAGACTATAAGGAAGCTGTTGGCGAAGCTGCCTTCTACGGTCCAAAACTTGATATTCAATTTAAGAATGTTCACGGAAAAGAAGATACAATAATTACAGTTCAAATAGACTTTGCATTGGCAGACAGATTTAATATGACTTATGTGGATAAGGATGGAGAGAAAAAGAGACCTATCATCATTCACAGAACTTCTATAGGCTGTTATGAGAGAACTCTTGCTATGCTTATAGAAAAATATGCTGGTGCCTTCCCTACTTGGTTAGCACCAGTACAGGTAAAGATACTGCCAATATCAGAAAAGTATCATGACTATACTGATAAAGTTAAAAAGCTCCTTCAAAGCCGTGGCGTGAGAGTAGAAGCAGACTACAGAGCTGAGAAGATAGGCTATAAGATCAGAGAAGCTAGGATGGAAAGAGTTCCCTATCTTCTAGTTGTAGGAGAAAAAGAAGAACAAAACAACGAAATAGCTGTAAGAAGCAGAAAGAATGGCGATGAAGGTCCTGTGGCACTAGATGCTTTTGTTGAAAGAATAGTAAAAGAAATAGAAACTAAAGAAAAATAA
- a CDS encoding S1C family serine protease, translating to MKIRRHNLVHKIIVILFILNTSFVTGCESSTNEINNTEINPVKTNYLSYSDTVHQNNQLIPDIVEKISPAVVGVATRSIVGDGMQDGLKIEEGIGSGFIINEEGYVLTNYHVISGADTVKVIFSNNTEANAGIVNYDESQDLAVIKITDNVEITAVAPLGDSDALSVGETVIAIGNPLGKEFIGTVTSGIVSAVNRGIMIDNRKLSFIQTDAAINPGNSGGPLINTQGEVIGINTAKIGASGIEGIGFSIPINIVKGRLTALSTPLPYLGMMAMKVTEEMRRYEAIPTGVFVNGVEKDGCSCVAGLRCGDVIVEFDGQKVTDVKEIEAIKAKHKKGDKIQVVFYRNGYRQVRTMTLTQ from the coding sequence ATGAAGATACGTAGGCATAATTTAGTACATAAAATAATTGTTATTCTATTTATCTTAAATACTAGTTTTGTAACAGGTTGTGAGAGTTCAACAAATGAAATAAACAACACTGAAATAAATCCTGTTAAGACTAATTATTTAAGCTACTCAGATACGGTTCATCAAAATAACCAACTAATACCTGATATAGTAGAAAAGATAAGCCCGGCAGTGGTAGGTGTAGCCACTAGGAGTATTGTTGGTGATGGTATGCAGGATGGTTTGAAAATTGAAGAAGGCATAGGATCAGGCTTTATTATCAATGAAGAAGGTTATGTACTGACTAATTATCATGTTATTTCCGGAGCGGATACAGTAAAGGTCATATTCAGTAATAACACTGAAGCTAATGCAGGAATAGTTAATTACGATGAAAGCCAAGACTTGGCAGTAATTAAAATAACTGATAATGTGGAGATTACGGCGGTAGCACCGCTTGGTGATTCTGATGCCCTGAGTGTGGGTGAAACGGTAATTGCAATTGGTAATCCTTTAGGTAAGGAATTTATAGGTACTGTAACCTCCGGTATTGTAAGTGCAGTGAACAGAGGTATTATGATAGACAACAGAAAGCTCTCCTTTATTCAGACGGATGCAGCTATAAATCCCGGAAACAGCGGTGGTCCACTTATAAATACACAGGGCGAGGTAATTGGTATTAATACAGCAAAAATAGGTGCTTCTGGTATAGAGGGCATAGGTTTTTCTATCCCCATCAATATAGTGAAAGGACGACTTACTGCCCTTTCTACCCCTCTCCCCTACCTGGGCATGATGGCTATGAAGGTAACGGAAGAAATGAGAAGGTATGAAGCAATACCAACCGGAGTTTTTGTTAACGGCGTAGAAAAAGATGGCTGCAGCTGTGTGGCAGGCTTAAGATGCGGTGATGTAATAGTAGAATTTGACGGACAAAAGGTTACAGATGTAAAAGAAATTGAAGCCATAAAGGCAAAACATAAAAAGGGAGACAAAATTCAAGTGGTGTTTTATAGAAATGGTTATAGACAGGTAAGGACCATGACTTTAACCCAATAA
- a CDS encoding M3 family oligoendopeptidase, with protein MNFNEFKYTRVNIPEFQHSMKEKLSALKNSKNFSECRKYILEINKLREDFLTNCDIAKTRYNMNTADSFYSEEVEYINNIMPLYEELVSEYYKLLISSPFIKEIENEWGNQLIQIANLTIKTFSPEIIEDLKEENKLANEYSKLMASAKIVYNNEEYSLSGIGKFTSSQDRATRKSASEAKFRFFIDNAEKLDELYDSLVKVRTNIAHKLGYKNYVELGYARMLRSSYNADDVKKFRDQITQYIVPLSIKLRERQKNRLQLESLKYYDEAIVFSQGNPKPMGNQAFIEDTALDVFKDLSAETGEFFAMMKDSNLMDLEGRKNKRVGGYCTYFYKYKAPFIFTNFNGNAGDVKVLAHESGHAFQAYLSRESEVLEYISPTLEACEIHSMSMEYFIWPWVEKFFGEGGNRYKFEHLSGNINNLCYMACVDEFQHMIYENPNMSPAERKSLWRSLEMKYLPHRDYEDNCFLEEGGYWQQQRHIYIYPFYYIDYALAQICALQFWKSANDNRDSAWSKYIKLCKSGGSQSFADLVKLVDLKSPFEDDCIKTIISDITCWFDSVSEDHL; from the coding sequence ATGAATTTTAATGAATTTAAATACACCAGAGTCAATATACCAGAGTTTCAACATTCAATGAAAGAAAAGCTATCAGCCTTAAAAAATTCAAAGAACTTTTCTGAATGTAGAAAATATATCTTGGAGATCAACAAATTAAGAGAAGATTTCCTAACAAATTGTGATATCGCAAAGACAAGATACAATATGAATACAGCAGACAGCTTCTATAGTGAAGAAGTAGAATATATAAATAATATTATGCCTCTTTACGAAGAACTGGTATCAGAATACTATAAGTTATTGATATCCAGCCCTTTCATAAAAGAAATTGAAAATGAGTGGGGAAATCAGTTAATACAAATTGCTAACTTAACTATAAAGACTTTCTCTCCAGAGATCATAGAAGATTTAAAGGAAGAAAACAAATTAGCCAATGAATATTCTAAACTAATGGCATCCGCTAAAATTGTATACAATAACGAAGAGTACAGTCTTTCCGGTATTGGAAAATTTACTTCAAGCCAAGACAGAGCTACTAGAAAAAGTGCCAGTGAAGCAAAATTTCGTTTCTTCATAGACAACGCTGAGAAGCTTGACGAACTCTATGACTCTCTGGTTAAAGTTAGAACTAACATTGCTCATAAATTAGGCTATAAAAATTATGTAGAACTAGGCTATGCCAGAATGCTCAGAAGTTCCTATAATGCAGATGATGTAAAAAAATTTAGGGACCAGATTACACAGTATATTGTTCCTCTTTCTATAAAACTGCGGGAAAGACAAAAAAACAGGCTTCAGTTGGAGTCACTGAAATATTATGATGAGGCCATAGTATTTTCTCAGGGAAATCCAAAGCCGATGGGCAATCAAGCTTTCATCGAGGATACTGCATTAGATGTATTTAAAGACCTGTCAGCTGAGACCGGAGAATTTTTCGCTATGATGAAAGACTCTAATTTAATGGATCTGGAAGGTAGAAAGAATAAAAGAGTTGGCGGTTACTGTACTTATTTTTATAAATATAAGGCCCCCTTTATATTTACTAACTTCAATGGAAATGCCGGGGATGTTAAAGTATTAGCTCATGAGTCAGGCCATGCTTTCCAAGCATACTTAAGCCGTGAAAGTGAAGTCTTAGAATATATTTCTCCCACATTGGAGGCCTGTGAGATTCATTCAATGAGTATGGAATACTTTATATGGCCATGGGTGGAAAAGTTCTTTGGAGAGGGCGGAAATAGATACAAGTTTGAGCACTTAAGCGGAAACATAAATAACCTATGTTATATGGCCTGTGTAGATGAGTTCCAGCATATGATCTACGAAAACCCCAATATGTCACCTGCAGAAAGAAAGAGCTTATGGCGCAGCTTAGAAATGAAATATTTACCTCATAGAGATTATGAGGATAATTGTTTTCTGGAAGAAGGAGGCTATTGGCAGCAGCAAAGACATATTTATATATATCCATTTTACTATATCGATTATGCGCTTGCTCAGATATGTGCCCTACAATTTTGGAAATCAGCAAATGACAACAGAGACAGTGCCTGGAGTAAGTATATCAAACTCTGTAAGTCTGGCGGAAGCCAATCCTTTGCTGACTTAGTAAAACTTGTAGACCTAAAGTCTCCTTTTGAAGATGACTGTATCAAAACAATTATCAGTGATATTACATGTTGGTTTGACAGTGTATCTGAAGACCATCTGTAG
- the mnmA gene encoding tRNA 2-thiouridine(34) synthase MnmA, protein MENNNKRIIVGMSGGVDSSVAALLLKEQGYDVIGVFMKNWDEKDDEGLCTVVEDYDDMRRVCDQIGIRYYSVNFVKEYWDRVFTYFLEEYKKGRTPNPDVMCNKEIKFKAFLEYSMKVGASHMATGHYARVDFHDGEYRLLRGLDSNKDQTYFLCMLSQEALSKTLFPIGHLNKSEVRAIAAKHKLKTADKKDSTGVCFIGERNFRKFLNNYLPAKSGLMKTVEGEIIGKHEGLMHYTIGQRKGLGIGGRGTGEPWFVVDKDVKNNILYVAQGENNPIAFTEALEASSLNWISKKKLPETFTCTAKFRYRQPDQGVKVQLREDNTCLVTFDVPQRGIAPGQAVVFYQGEVCLGGGIIEKGIKKL, encoded by the coding sequence ATGGAGAATAACAATAAAAGAATAATAGTAGGTATGTCAGGTGGAGTTGATTCCTCAGTTGCAGCACTACTTTTAAAGGAACAGGGCTACGATGTCATCGGAGTTTTTATGAAGAATTGGGATGAGAAGGATGATGAAGGGCTCTGTACTGTAGTAGAAGATTACGATGATATGAGAAGAGTGTGCGATCAAATTGGCATCAGATATTATTCAGTAAATTTCGTAAAGGAGTATTGGGATAGGGTATTTACCTATTTTTTAGAGGAATATAAGAAAGGAAGAACTCCAAATCCTGATGTAATGTGCAATAAAGAGATAAAGTTTAAGGCCTTCTTAGAGTATTCCATGAAGGTAGGAGCTTCACATATGGCTACAGGACATTATGCAAGAGTAGATTTTCATGATGGTGAATACCGATTGCTTAGGGGTTTGGATAGCAATAAGGATCAAACTTACTTTCTTTGCATGCTTTCTCAAGAAGCACTTTCCAAGACCCTATTCCCAATCGGTCATCTCAATAAAAGTGAAGTTCGAGCTATTGCTGCAAAACACAAGCTAAAAACAGCAGATAAAAAAGATAGCACCGGAGTTTGTTTTATAGGCGAAAGAAACTTTAGAAAGTTCTTAAATAATTATCTTCCTGCTAAATCAGGACTAATGAAAACAGTAGAGGGTGAAATCATTGGTAAACATGAGGGCTTAATGCACTATACCATCGGACAAAGAAAAGGTCTTGGTATTGGTGGAAGAGGTACCGGAGAACCTTGGTTTGTGGTGGATAAGGATGTGAAGAATAACATATTGTATGTGGCCCAGGGAGAAAATAACCCAATAGCCTTTACCGAGGCATTAGAGGCTTCAAGCTTAAATTGGATCAGTAAAAAGAAGCTCCCTGAAACATTCACCTGTACCGCAAAGTTTAGGTACAGACAGCCTGACCAAGGAGTAAAAGTACAGCTCAGAGAAGATAACACCTGTCTTGTTACCTTTGATGTGCCTCAAAGAGGCATTGCACCAGGTCAAGCAGTGGTATTTTATCAAGGAGAAGTATGCCTTGGAGGCGGGATAATAGAAAAAGGTATTAAAAAGCTTTAA
- a CDS encoding L,D-transpeptidase, with translation MYNKPEIQYRIQATYEIIVNTKNFTLTLLKGGKTFKTYPIAIGKPSTPTPKGTFRIINKAYNPGGPFGARWLGLSIKGYGIHGTNNPSSIGKAVSNGCIRTYNKNIIELYNTVPIGTIVKIE, from the coding sequence ATGTATAACAAGCCTGAAATACAATATAGAATTCAGGCAACTTACGAAATTATTGTAAATACCAAAAATTTCACTCTAACTTTACTGAAGGGCGGAAAGACTTTTAAGACTTATCCCATAGCCATCGGAAAGCCCTCAACACCAACCCCTAAAGGAACCTTTAGAATAATTAATAAGGCCTATAATCCCGGTGGACCTTTTGGAGCTAGATGGTTAGGGTTAAGCATTAAAGGGTATGGAATTCATGGTACCAATAATCCTTCATCAATCGGTAAAGCAGTATCAAATGGCTGTATCCGCACCTACAATAAAAACATCATAGAATTATACAACACCGTCCCCATTGGAACTATTGTTAAGATTGAATGA